The proteins below are encoded in one region of Meriones unguiculatus strain TT.TT164.6M chromosome 18, Bangor_MerUng_6.1, whole genome shotgun sequence:
- the Stk35 gene encoding serine/threonine-protein kinase 35 isoform X3, with protein MKDRSGEALAERRRLGRALGASRGILARSFCWLGVLAGDWLRAVAAAGPTSAARRRRGPRLASWGMGHQESPLTRAAAGGAAYIKRLRKVLSWRELEDGRGSAGAQASPGAAAVSPGAPAARPARLAAAASRPARPRRPPRLGTDRRPARAPGGNRSARKRNSADQIVIQGTAPPHLRARRRDEAGGPRAAPLLLPPPPAAMETGKENGALRGTKSPERKRRSPVPRVFCEKLRPSAQAMDPAVAEAPGEAFLARRRPDGGGVVGFARPRYSLLAEIGRGSYGVVYEAVAGRSGARVAVKKIRCDAPENVELALAEFWALTSLKRRHQNIVQFEECVLQRNGLAQRMSHGNKNSQLYLRLVETSLKGRSFGTQSHHVSDRWQRVQVAAIS; from the exons ATGAAGGACAGGTCCGGAGAGGCGCTTGCGGAGCGCAGACGGCTCGGCAGGGCCCTCGGTGCCAGCCGCGGCATTTTGGCGCGCTCTTTTTGTTGGTTGGGAGTCCTCGCCGGTGATTGGCTCCGGGCTGTGGCGGCTGCCGGGCCGACCTCGGCGGCTCGGAGGCGGCGCGGCCCTCGGCTGGCCTCCTGGGGGATGGGCCACCAGGAGTCCCCGTTGACCAGGGCAGCGGCGGGAGGTGCCGCTTACATAAAGAGGTTACGTAAAGTGCTCAGCTGGCGCGAACTCGAGGACGGCCGCGGGAGCGCGGGAGCCCAGGCGTCCCCCGGGGCCGCCGCTGTCAGCCCGGGAGCGCCCGCCGCGCGTCCGGCCCGgctcgccgccgccgcctcgcGCCCCGCTCGGCCGCGCAGACCGCCCCGCCTGGGAACCGACCGCCGCCCGGCGCGGGCTCCGGGGGGGAACCGGTCCGCCCGGAAGAGGAACAGCGCCGACCAG ATCGTAATCCAAGGTACTGCTCCTCCGCATCTCCGGGCTAGACGGAGGGATGAGGCCGGGGGGCCCCGGGCGGCGCCGTTgctgctccccccgccccccgcagcCATGGAAACGGGGAAAGAGAACGGAGCCCTCAGAGGGACAAAAAGCCCGGAGCGGAAAAGGCGAAGCCCAGTGCCGCGGGTGTTCTGCGAGAAGCTGAGGCCGTCGGCCCAGGCCATGGATCCGGCTGTAGCCGAGGCCCCGGGCGAGGCCTTCTTGGCCCGGCGGCGGCCGGATGGCGGTGGCGTTGTTGGCTTTGCGCGCCCGCGCTACAGCCTGTTGGCGGAGATCGGGCGCGGCAGCTACGGCGTGGTTTATGAGGCTGTAGCTGGGCGCAGTGGGGCCAGGGTGGCCGTCAAGAAGATCCGCTGCGACGCTCCCGAAAACGTGGAGTTGGCCCTAGCAGAATTCTGGGCCCTGACCAGCCTCAAGCGGCGGCACCAGAATATCGTGCAGTTTGAGGAGTGCGTCCTGCAGCGCAACGGGCTAGCCCAGCGCATGAGTCACGGCAACAAGAACTCACAACTGTACCTGCGCCTGGTGGAGACCTCGCTCAAAG